The Podospora pseudocomata strain CBS 415.72m chromosome 1 map unlocalized CBS415.72m_1, whole genome shotgun sequence genome has a segment encoding these proteins:
- a CDS encoding uncharacterized protein (EggNog:ENOG503PFQM): MVALSLITLATLLGSALANPVPISSFDVEIPAANASEVDKRQAAEGVYLLNCGPPSNPNTYHPVVYCPNISNCGRIPSNNNLCYGPTKWETSTGSCRFPTGVTFTWNIVANAQEFPYFAVVGSGNNGRPRPFTIRKDNQGVLYRDGQGYDCRAIYVAV, translated from the exons ATGGttgccctctccctcatcactCTCGCCACGCTCCTGGGCTCTGCCCTGGCGAACCCTGTGCCGATCTCATCTTTTGATGTTGAGATCCCGGCCGCCAATGCTTCCGAGGTGGACAAGCGCCAGGCTGCAGAGGGAGTCTACCTTTTGAACTGCGGCCCTCCATCCAACCCGAATACATACCACCCTGTTGTT TACTGccccaacatctccaactgTGGCCgcatcccctccaacaacaacctctgCTACGGCCCCACCAAGTGGGAGACTTCCACTGGCTCTTGCAGGTTCCCGACTGGCGTCACTTTCACCTGGAATATTGTGGCTAACGCCCAGGAGTTCCCCTACTTTGCCGTGGTTGG GAGTGGGAACAATGGACGCCCGCGCCCTTTCACCATCCGCAAGGATAACCAGGGTGTTTTGTACAGGGATGGTCAGGGATACGACTGCAGAGCCATTTATGTTGCTGTGTAG
- a CDS encoding uncharacterized protein (COG:P; COG:Q; EggNog:ENOG503NXEQ) codes for MSRAQLCALPAQRLLPGFIRAIDCQDALDALDEGTGTGDPLAGLTPEQLEYIRQLIIAIYEGRAIAASYNVFIVCIIAVLAVLHWREQKRDKQKWTAIQQVSSGRTATENSQIDESGTSTPSSSSSTTIFPQTTHIKSPEDEVDVDLERLPLLASSQPAKHFQPNRVTNRLRSWLLYQPPPIPIINRVLPSIGTTLFILSWLALNIFIQFYRLPMKWSFFFIFADKAGFLFIVNLPLLYLLSAKNQPLRRLTGYSYEALNIFHRRVGEWMCFVAVVHFISMLLYQFVIAEDWLLASQSPKAYFTHPLILFGIGTFVSYELLFFTSLGSFRQRWYELFLASHVILQVAALGFLWGHFYTSRPYVIIALAIFLLDRLVWRMSIKRVAMEMDLTVLDGETYLVSGDWDVLPGANGVLAGWEPTDHVFLTVPALGRSYALQAHPFTIASAAPDKGVEREEGGRHAWFSLLIRAQFGNFPGGFTRQLLKHAKTHKRVEVQLDGPYGSPHALSMLRASNNVILVAGGSGIAVTFPLVWALLHEAASQTDSEEDEDKQVPSSSKQKKARGRKVHMLWVTHSHWHQKWIPKEQLDDLVALGLDLVVPPPTMDAGRPEVHGIVGQWIQEAEGDSSVLVSGPDGLNRVVRNVVAGAVRQGKNVRIAVEKFGW; via the coding sequence ATGAGCCGCGCACAGCTCTGCGCACTCCCAGCGCAGCGGTTGTTGCCCGGTTTCATCCGCGCCATCGATTGCCAGGACGCGCTAGACGCCCTCGATGAAGGAACGGGCACCGGTGACCCTTTGGCAGGCCTGACACCAGAGCAACTAGAGTACATTCGACAGCTTATCATCGCCATCTATGAGGGGAGAGCGATAGCTGCGAGTTATAATGTCTTTATTGTTTGTATAATCGCGGTGCTTGCAGTGTTGCACTGGCGGGAGCAGAAGCGAGACAAGCAAAAATGGACGGCTATTCAGCAAGTTTCATCAGGAAGAACAGCAACCGAAAACAGCCAGATTGATGAATCAGGGACTTCCACgccttcgtcatcatcctcgaccACCATTTTCCCTCAGACAACCCACATTAAAAGCCCCGAAGACGAAGTAGACGTTGACCTCGAACGCCTTCCCCTATTAGCCAGTTCACAGCCAGCAAAGCACTTCCAACCCAACCGTGTCACTAACAGACTCAGATCATGGCTTCTCtaccaacccccaccaattcccatcatcaaccgtgtcctcccctccatcggcaccaccctcttcaTTCTCTCCTGGCTTGCCCTTAACATCTTCATTCAGTTCTACCGCCTCCCGATGAAAtggtccttcttcttcattttCGCCGACAAAGCtggcttcctcttcatcgtcaacctccccttACTCTACCTCCTGTCAGCCAAGAACCAACCTTTACGTCGGTTGACAGGCTACAGCTATGAAGCTCTCAACATCTTCCACCGCAGAGTGGGAGAATGGATGTGCTTCGTTGCCGTTGTCCACTTCATCAGCATGCTTCTATACCAGTTCGTTATCGCAGAAGACTGGCTTCTGGCCTCGCAGTCACCAAAGGCGTACTTCACCCACCCGCTCATCTTGTTCGGCATCGGCACTTTTGTCAGCTACGAACTGTTATTCTTCACCAGCTTGGGAAGCTTCAGACAGAGATGGTATGAGCTCTTCCTCGCTTCCCATGTCATTCTCCAGGTCGCAGCACTCGGATTTCTCTGGGGACACTTTTACACCAGTCGACCCTACGTAATCATCGCTTTGGCTATTTTCCTCCTCGATAGGCTTgtgtggaggatgagcaTCAAGCGGGTCGCCATGGAAATGGATCTTACGGTGCTAGATGGGGAGACATACTTGGTGTCAGGTGATTGGGATGTTCTCCCTGGGGCAAATGGTGTTTTGGCAGGTTGGGAGCCGACGGATCATGTCTTCTTGACGGTGCCAGCTTTGGGTCGGAGTTATGCGTTGCAGGCGCATCCTTTCACAATCGCCTCAGCCGCGCCTGACAAGGGAGTGgaacgagaagaaggggggagacaTGCCTGGTTCAGTCTCTTGATCAGAGCCCAGTTCGGGAACTTTCCCGGCGGATTCACGAGGCAGTTGCTCAAGCACGCCAAGACGCACAAAAGGGTAGAGGTCCAGCTGGATGGGCCCTATGGCTCGCCGCATGCGTTGAGTATGCTGAGAGCGTCCAACAATGTGATACTGGTGGCAGGAGGTAGCGGGATCGCAGTGACGTTCCCGCTTGTGTGGGCGCTTCTTCACGAAGCAGCATCTCAGACAGACTccgaggaagatgaagataAGCAAGTGCCGTCCTCGAGTAAACAGAAGAAGGCAAGAGGGAGAAAAGTCCACATGCTCTGGGTTACGCACTCGCACTggcaccagaaatggattCCGAAGGAGCAGCTCGACGACCTCGTCGCGCTGGGTTTGGATTTGGTCGTGCCTCCCCCAACCATGGATGCAGGCAGACCGGAAGTGCATGGGATTGTGGGTCAATGGATCCAGGAGGCCGAAGGCGATTCGAGCGTGCTCGTGTCTGGTCCCGATGGCTTGAACAGAGTTGTGAGAAACGTTGTGGCCGGGGCTGTCAGACAAGGGAAGAATGTCCGGATAGCAGTGGAGAAgtttgggtggtga
- a CDS encoding uncharacterized protein (COG:S; EggNog:ENOG503P6W7) codes for MSNLLNTDQTQKTADQTAGGITAGISGAGKTVTSTLGNTLGGIANTAGGVVGSAGRGLGDTVNSVTGETGRPIGDGLKNITGGIEKGVQDVSQGVKDTGEWKTSEGSS; via the coding sequence AtgtccaacctcctcaacaccgacCAGACCCAAAAGACCGCCGACCAGACCGCCGGCGGTATCACAGCTGGCATCTCCGGCGCCGGCAAGACAGTCACTTCTACGCTCGGCAACACCCTCGGCGGAATCGCCAACACAGCAGGTGGCGTCGTCGGCTCGGCAGGTCGTGGATTAGGCGACACTGTCAACTCTGTCACAGGAGAGACTGGCCGGCCGATTGGCGATGGACTCAAGAACATCACGGGCGGTATTGAGAAGGGCGTGCAGGATGTTTCACAGGGCGTGAAGGATACGGGGGAGTGGAAGACGTCTGAGGGATCTTCGTAA
- a CDS encoding uncharacterized protein (COG:S; EggNog:ENOG503P74E): MVPLSFALRAALLTLSVALPTLSLPAPIAQRDVALHRSSLDSTWDDTDSWEPHAGWFSYNEDEDYDCEEYPDYDEDWDEDENDEGCEWDENDESDWESDDDDDDDPTWEDYSLTNLVIHSPHQTLHSGIGTVYTQDGRVGSCGTSHDDSAFVVALGNDWMHHRYQASECGRQIQVTNKGSHHHVGGEGNTITVTVQDTCASCDAGHVDFSHAAWDALTDGSPPGQVDLEW; this comes from the exons ATGGTCCCCCTATCATTTGCCCTTCGAGCAGCTCTGCTCACCCTCTCCGTcgcccttcccaccctctccctcccagcccCCATTGCCCAACGAGACGTAGCCCTCCATCGCTCCTCCCTAGACAGCACCTGGGACGACACCGACAGCTGGGAACCCCACGCAGGATGGTTCTCCTACAACGAAGATGAAGACTACGACTGCGAAGAATACCCCGACTACGACGAGGACTGGGACGAAGACGAAAACGACGAGGGGTGTGAATGGGACGAGAACGACGAAAGCGACTG GGAaagtgacgacgatgacgacgacgatcCCACCTGGGAGGATTACTCCCTCACTAATCTAGTAATCCA ctccccccatcaaaccctccacTCCGGAATCGGCACAGTCTACACCCAAGACGGCCGCGTCGGCTCCTGCGGCACCTCCCACGACGACTCCGCCTTCGTCGTCGCCCTCGGAAACGACTGGATGCACCACCGGTACCAGGCCTCCGAGTGCGGCCGCCAGATTCAGGTCACCAACAAGGGGTCGCATCACCACGTCGGCGGCGAAGGtaacaccatcaccgtcaccgtccAGGACACCTGCGCCAGCTGCGACGCCGGCCACGTCGACTTTAGCCATGCCGCGTGGGACGCGCTGACAGACGGGAGCCCGCCCGGGCAGGTTGATCTTGagtggtga
- a CDS encoding uncharacterized protein (EggNog:ENOG503PR3W) produces MGKSYDSKAKVAGQKPQNWDDEITHKYCGAVDVGRTGKSNKAQRCQQCMIIKASMAKEESRETASRRNEKMGWQAGSLDWQ; encoded by the coding sequence ATGGGCAAATCCTACGActccaaggccaaggtggcGGGGCAAAAGCCGCAGAACTGGGACGACGAGATCACACACAAGTACTGCGGCGCGGTGGACGTCGGGCGGACGGGCAAGTCGAACAAGGCGCAGCGGTGCCAGCAGTGCATGATTATCAAGGCCAGcatggccaaggaggagagcagGGAGACGGCCTCGAGAAGGAATGAGAAGATGGGGTGGCAGGCGGGGAGTTTGGATTGGCAGTGA
- a CDS encoding uncharacterized protein (EggNog:ENOG503PDZE) translates to MKLSCALFSAILALSASALPAPHNGGNYGGVSAADRRGRNASRVSSSAIASATAAPTATAVPATPPPAAGGGEGGEEGEENEVEQEAQFGEAVELGGGNIKTDTLFPAGTNGVFEVEFQNQEGRSMIVTENKSPAAPPPGFKALEPVSYKVAIAGGGTDGLTLQKIDYILTADNTLDISAGQIGRFCPEANGFVIGAGVGELEFELEENELTLTVDSLVGEWGIFVPDNAAAGGAGAGVGADAGAGTGAAGGACGAGTTCRALLDALQRLSGRA, encoded by the exons ATGAAGCTGTCCTGCGCTCTCTTCTCCGCCATCCTGGCCCTCTCCGCCTCTGCCCTCCCGGCCCCTCACAACGGTGGAAACTACGGTGGTGTTTCCGCGGCTGACCGTCGTGGAAGAAATGCTTCCCGTGTCTCTTCCTCCGCCATCGCCTCTGCCACCGCCGCTCCAACAGCCACAGCTGTCCCTGCTACCCCACctcccgccgccggcggtggtgaaggcggtgaagaaggcgaagagaACGAGGTTGAACAAGAGGCCCAGTTCGGCGAGGCGGTCGAACTAGGCGGTGGCAACATCAAAACCGATACTCTCTTCCCTGCTGGC ACCAACGGCGTCTTCGAGGTCGAATTCCAAAATCAAGAAGGCAGATCCATGATCGTAACCGAGAACAAGTCCCCTGCCGCGCCTCCCCCCGGCTTCAAGGCCCTCGAGCCAGTCTCGTACAAGGTCGCCATCGCTGGTGGCGGCACTGATGGGCTGACGCTGCAGAAGATTGACTACATTCTTACTGCTGACAACACGCTTGATATCAGCGCTGGTCAGATTGGTCGCTTCTGCCCCGAGGCCAATGGATTCGTCATTGGTGCTGGTGTCGGCGAGTTGGAGTTTGAGCTCGAGGAGAATGAGCTTACTCTTACTGTTGATAGCTTGGTTGGCGAGTGGGGCATCTTTGTTCCTGATaacgctgctgctggcggtgctggtgcggGCGTTGGAGctgatgctggtgctggaaCTGGAGCTGCCGGTGGCGCCTGCGGTGCCGGGACTACTTGCCGGGCTTTGCTTGACGCCCTTCAGCGTCTCAGTGGCCGTGCCTAA
- a CDS encoding uncharacterized protein (EggNog:ENOG503PPC7): protein MRVTGPGDRRRNHAWLEMRSRERRWTRRQIEEEEDTSDSDGETSGDDSGDDSSDGEDDVPTVPTPRPLLPVPTVGAGAGVSLLPVPGTPAPVPGGTLGADEGGVDDGLTSESDGIDSGDDDSPDEDEEEENAVPPPPVDGSSSTSTSSVDGPAPTGSSSSSSLTASATITSSSTSTQSSSTVTESVSASSTPTIDDVLTSVTAEPTSLPPLALPEVSPTPGATGGATVDQEQLGASPSRMNAGAAAGIIIGTLAIIGCLIGAAFFWRKWRRDRGQPFMPAIVLPWKKDKDGDDSDAALAPPKINEKTNTAIMDDLMKAAYQAENGNDMEYYGGYPPDKKELHPNMIDEKAYVALAGHLTPRTPKKPVSTWLGGIVTPRQSQGPAFPPSPMYSEAERRENERRQVGSTIPGTMAVPKLQPPPPAKARTTMTTDTTNTSVRWYG from the exons ATGAGGGTTACAGGACCAGGTGATCGCAGGAGGAACCATGCGTGGCTGGAAATGAGGAGCCGCGAGAGGCGTTGGACTCGACGACAaatcgaggaggaggaagacacCTCGGACTCGGATGGCGAAACTTCTGGGGACGACTCTGGAGACGATTCATctgatggcgaggatgatgtaCCGACGGTGCCCACACCAAGACCTCTCCTTCCCGTTCCCACGGTAGGGGCTGGCGCTGGGGTTAGTCTACTGCCCGTTCCCGGTACCCCCGCTCCCGTCCCTGGTGGGACATTGGGTGCCGATGAGGGCGGCGTCGATGATGGTCTGACTTCAGAGTCTGATGGCATCGACTCAGGCGACGATGATTCGCCggatgaggacgaagaggaggaaaatgctgtccccccacctcccgtcGACGGCTCTTCGTCCACATCGACATCCTCCGTGGATGGCCCTGCTCCTACCGGAAGCAGCTCATCCAGCTCGCTTACGGCATCTGCGACCATCACCTCTTCCAGCACGAGTACTCAGTCTTCTAGCACCGTTACCGAGTCTGTTTCGGCATCCAGCACACCGACCATTGACGACGTTTTGACATCGGTAACCGCGGAGCCAACCTCTTTGCCACCTTTGGCACTACCCGAAGTCTCCCCAACACCCGGGGCAACTGGCGGTGCTACAGTTGACCAGGAACAGCTCGGGGCATCGCCAAGCAGGATGAACGCAGGTGCGGCAGCAGGCATCATTATTGGCACGCTTG CCATCATTGGATGCTTGATCGGCGCGGCTTTCTTCTGGCGCAAATGGAGGCGTGATCGCGGACAACCCTTCATGCCCGCCATTGTCCTGCCATGGAAGAAAGATAAAGACGGCGACGACTCGGATGCTGCTCTAGCACCCCCTAAAATCAACGAGAAAACCAACACGGCCATCATGGATGATCTCATGAAGGCGGCATATCAAGCCGAGAACGGGAATGACATGGAATATTACGGAGGGTACCCACccgacaagaaggagctCCACCCCAACATGATCGACGAAAAGGCCTATGTTGCCCTGGCTGGGCATCTCACCCCAAGGACCCCAAAGAAGCCCGTGTCGACCTGGCTGGGCGGTATCGTGACACCCCGACAGTCTCAGGGCCCCGCGTTCCCCCCTAGTCCCATGTATTCCGAAGCTGAAAGACGCGAGAATGAGAGACGACAAGTTGGGTCTACGATTCCCGGAACGATGGCTGTGCCCAAGCTGCAGCCCCCGCCTCCGGCCAAGGCAAGGACGACCATGACTACGGATACAACCAACACGAGTGTGAGGTGGTACGGTTAG
- a CDS encoding uncharacterized protein (COG:O; EggNog:ENOG503NV1S), which yields MHIKLRSWLRHSHAYSRPQNVMEMAPQQVDTTISPSATGPALALAKQHSADHPLKLYAGWFCPFVQRAWITLQEKEIDYRYIEINPYHKSPEFLALNPRGLIPTLVLPPGEEGKQRVLYESVIVCEYLDEQYNSGTKLLPWDPYERARARLWVNFVEKKLVAGWYRFMQHTPDKPYSLEGVRKEFLENLKTFVREMDEEGEGWFSEGGFGLVDVSFLPWAGRLWLIDHYKEGGVGIPKREEREGLEEGERKVWERWERWYEAVMGRETVRGTWSEREEYIGVYKRYAEDQTGSEVGKATREGRALP from the exons ATGCACATTAAGTTGCGGTCGTGGTTGCG CCACTCACACGCTTACTCGCGACCACAAAACGTAATGGAAATGGCTCCCCAACAAGTCGACAcaaccatctccccctccgctaCAGGCCCGGCTCTCGCCCTTGCGAAACAGCACTCGGCTGATCACCCTCTAAAACTCTACGCGGGCTGGTTCTGCCCCTTTGTCCAACGAGCCTGGATCACTCTCCAAGAAAAGGAGATCGATTACCGATACATCGAGATCAACCCCTACCACAAATCCCCCGAgttcctcgccctcaacccccGCGGTCTCATCCCCACGCTTGTCCTACCTCCCGGTGAAGAGGGGAAACAGCGGGTGCTGTACGAAAGCGTGATTGTTTGCGAGTATTTGGACGAACAGTACAACTCTGGGACGAAGCTCCTGCCATGGGACCCCTAcgagagggcgagggcgaggttgtggGTGAATTTTGTGGAGAAGAAATTGGTGGCGGGGTGGTATAGGTTTATGCAGCATACGCCTGATAAGCCTTATAGTcttgagggggtgaggaaggagtttTTGGAGAATTTGAAGACTTttgtgagggagatggatgaggagggggaggggtggtttagtgaagggggttttgggttgGTGGATGTGAGCTTTTTGCCTTGGGccgggaggttgtggttgattGATCATTATAAGGAGGGCGGGGTGGGCATtccgaagagggaggagcgggaggggttggaggagggagagaggaaggtttgggagaggtgggagaggtggtaTGAGGCTGTTATGGGGAGGGAAACGGTCAGGGGGACTTggagtgagagagaggagtaTATTGGGGTGTATAAGAGGTATGCGGAGGATCAGACGGGGAGTGAGGTTGGGAAGGCTacaagggaggggagggcgttGCCTTAG
- a CDS encoding Sirtuin 2 protein (EggNog:ENOG503NVQX; COG:B; COG:K), producing the protein MGQDHSVIDEDTPPKTLSSRSLASVAEYIFSGRAKRIVVMTGAGISTAAGIPDFRSPDTGLYANLASLDLPEPEAVFDLGFFKVNPRPFYVLAKELYPGNYHPTVSHVFVRLLAEKGLLHQLFTQNIDCLEREAGIPAEKIIEAHGSFASQRCIECKTEFDAGKMREFVSRGEVPRCEEGGCKGLVKPDIVFFGEQLPKAFFDRRDMAEEADLVLVMGTSLQVHPFAGLVDLAAERVPRVLFNLERVGSMGCQADDVLALGDCDEGVRRLADELGWREELEEKWRGLVGEEEAERQLQGAKKRVEALHDEVAKLAEEVDEVLHLGEKKEKEKEGSHVDALNPENKPDGEGKVVNEVDPVGEDAAAIKSSVKNTDITKTVEVSVETTNALKPVDMPDGEGRIVSEQKAGGQQPGGTKSST; encoded by the coding sequence ATGGGCCAGGACCACTCCGTCATCGACGAGgacacccctcccaaaacccTGTCGTCTCGCTCCCTGGCCTCGGTGGCAGAATACATCTTCTCCGGCCGGGCAAAGCGCATAGTCGTCATGACGGGCGCGGgcatctccaccgccgccgggaTCCCCGATTTCCGCTCCCCCGACACGGGTCTCTACGCGAACCTTGCCTCGCTCGACCTGCCTGAGCCGGAGGCGGTGTTTGATCTGGGGTTTTTCAAGGTTAACCCTAGGCCGTTTTATGTCTTGGCCAAGGAGCTGTACCCGGGGAATTACCACCCGACGGTGTCGCATGTTTTTGTCAGGCTGCTCGCGGAGAAGGGGCTGTTGCATCAGTTGTTTACTCAGAATATTGACtgtttggagagggaggcggggatTCCGGCGGAGAAGATTATTGAGGCGCATGGGAGTTTTGCGAGTCAGAGGTGTATTGAGTGCAAGACTGAGTTTGATGCTGGCAAGATGAGGGAGTTTGTTTCACGGGGGGAGGTGCCGAggtgtgaggagggggggtgtaaggggttggtgaagccGGATATTGTCTTTTTTGGGGAGCAGCTTCCAAAGGCGTTTTTTGACAGGAGGGacatggcggaggaggcggatttGGTGCTGGTTATGGGGACTAGTTTGCAGGTTCATCCTTTTGCGGGCTTGGTGGAtttggcggcggagagggtgccgagggtgttgtttaatctggagagggtggggagtATGGGGTGTCAGGCAGATGATGTGTTGGCTTTGGGTGAttgtgatgagggggtgaggaggttggcggatGAGCTCGGGTGGAgggaggaactggaggagaagtggagggggttggttggggaggaggaggcggagaggcaGCTGCAGGGGGCAAAGAAACGGGTTGAGGCTTTGCATGATGAGGTCGCCaagttggcggaggaggtggatgaggtgtTGCATttgggggaaaagaaggagaaggagaaggaaggcaGTCATGTGGATGCTTTGAATCCTGAGAACAAGCCGGATGGTGAGGGAAAGGTGGTTAATGAGGTTGATCCTGTGGGCGAGGATGCGGCGGCAATCAAGAGCTCGGTGAAGAACACTGATATCACGAAGACGGTGGAAGTCTCGGTGGAAACGACGAACGCTTTGAAGCCAGTGGACATGCCGGACGGGGAGGGTAGGATAGTTAGTGAGCAGAAGGCGGGCGGCCAGCAACCGGGGGGCACTAAGAGCTCTacttag
- a CDS encoding uncharacterized protein (COG:S; EggNog:ENOG503NU60), with amino-acid sequence MEFTLTFGAVGDFLALLSLINDIRSALDDCRGSKKTYRDLVESLTLLQKSLEQVVKIYQGPGFANGLQDLGAIAQATVNQVCAALQEFRDRISSKYGSSLATNGSGNVLRDVTRKIQWKFEEKDVEQFRAKVAGLTVSLNLLLDVTAVHLIQQSQEATAKRIDDAEKNTTKVVQKSGQSIEKSFRFIGSRIMSKLDFLSSIGMDLKDSAFQILTLMFTMSRDLTSMGAVLLRLERGVDNGEHFVLEDATGRTLPIHLKTITSWEAFEFILNDRFKGRKGERRIRRKQYSLHESASHQEIDRSAMFEDAFVPYQKVDMSIVCRALEVPQADSSGDTGLSSCPWCRTTSPGKLGARVQCPTCKKKFTRVVIELDDELAAPMAPVTDHTVKPTGKPGPNGEECSECHQPKTPSGNDQRRKHPVDLESDSDEENVTGLAHIILQTKKIRAIKFKEPAIAPLQEASDPKNLDVAGMQHHTAHEEHPLEQPVRKSAEQQPKTSGKPRLPAPRAATIADAEKYGIPSGYWLKNWDPTEEPILLLGSVFDGNSIGKWIYDWTVYDKGPSAPISEMAGEMWLLLIRLTGRIKRSEEVVDRIGDEDDKEVVEDFLEAGDRLMVKFRKLLKACEKPMLETKKDGKLGMEAGVQFVRCMFGREFELKKTERWMASVRLWNLRFDANCEEVIRKPWMQVATAPEVGGEVDVKS; translated from the exons ATGGAGTTCACGCTGACATTCGGCGCTGTCGGTGATTTTCTAGCACTTCTCTCACTGATCAACGACATCAGGTCAGCCTTGGACGATTGCCGTGGTTCGAAGAAGACATATCGCGATCTCGTCGAAAGCCTAACGCTACTCCAAAAGTCGCTTGAGCAAGTAGTGAAAATATATCAAGGACCTGGTTTCGCAAACGGGTTACAGGACCTGGGGGCAATCGCCCAAGCCACTGTCAACCAGGTCTGCGCAGCTCTTCAGGAGTTTCGAGACCGAATCAGCAGCAAATACGGCTCCAGCCTGGCCACCAACGGGTCAGGGAACGTCTTGAGGGATGTCACTCGAAAGATTCAATGGAAGTTTGAAGAGAAAGATGTCGAGCAGTTCCGCGCGAAGGTGGCGGGACTCACCGTGTCCTTGAACCTTCTTCTCGATGTCACGGCTGT ACACCTCATACAACAAAGCCAGGAGGCAACTGCCAAACGAATTGACGATGCCGAGAAAAACACAACCAAGGTAGTTCAAAAATCTGGACAGTCGATCGAAAAGTCCTTCAGATTCATCGGTTCACGCATCATGTCGAAACTCGACTTCCTGTCTTCGATAGGGATGGATCTGAAAGACTCTGCATTTCAGATTCTCACCTTGATGTTCACTATGTCGAGAGACCTGACCAGCATGGGGGCAGTTCTCTTGAGGCTTGAGAGAGGTGTCGACAACGGCGAGCACTTTGTGCTTGAAGACGCCACAGGACGCacactccccatccacctcaaGACTATCACATCATGGGAGGCATTCGAGTTCATCTTGAATGATCGGTTcaaggggaggaaaggggagcGCAGAATTCGACGGAAGCAGTACTCGCTGCATGAGAGTGCCAGTCATCAGGAAATCGATCGATCGGCCATGTTTGAAGATGCCTTCGTGCCCTATCAAAAGGTTGACATGAGCATAGTCTGCAGAGCTCTAGAGGTTCCGCAAGCTGATAGCTCAGGTGATACGGGGCTTTCGAGTTGTCCTTGGTGTCGTACCACTTCACCGGGCAAACTGGGAGCTCGCGTGCAATGTCCAACTTGCAAAAAGAAGTTCACTCGGGTGGTAATCGAACTAGATGACGAGCTTGCTGCGCCCATGGCCCCTGTCACAGATCACACCGTGAAACCCACTGGAAAACCAGGTCCGAATGGGGAGGAATGCAGCGAGTGCCATCAACCAAAAACACCCAGCGGTAATGACCAGAGAAGAAAGCATCCAGTCGATCTGGAATCAGACTCTGATGAAGAAAATGTTACTGGCCTCGCCCACATTATTCTCCAGACCAAGAAAATACGAGCCATCAAATTCAAGGAACCCGCGATTGCACCGCTTCAGGAGGCAAGCGACCCAAAAAACCTAGACGTTGCTGGAATGCAGCACCACACTGCACATGAGGAGCATCCTTTAGAGCAACCGGTTCGCAAATCAGCAGAGCAACAGCCAAAAACTTCAGGCAAGCCCCGACTACCGGCTCCGCGGGCCGCCACCATTGCAGACGCCGAGAAATATGGCATCCCTTCAGGCTATTGGCTCAAAAACTGGGACCCCACCGAGGagcccatcctcctcctgggcTCGGTATTCGATGGTAACTCGATCGGCAAGTGGATCTACGACTGGACTGTCTATGACAAGGGCCCGTCAGCACCGATTTCAGAGATGGCTGGTGAGATGTGGCTGCTTCTTATCAGACTAACCGGCAGAATCAAGCGGAGTGAAGAGGTGGTAGACAGGATAGGGGACGAAGATGAcaaggaggttgtggaagaCTTTTTGGAGGCGGGTGACCGGTTGATGGTTAAGTTTCGCAAGCTTCTCAAGGCGTGTGAGAAGCCCATGTTGGAGACCAAAAAGGACGGGAAGCTTGGGATGGAGGCGGGTGTTCAGTTTGTTAGGTGCATGTTTGGTCGGGAGTTTGAGCTGAAGAAGACGGAGAGGTGGATGGCTTCGGTTAGGTTGTGGAATTTGAGGTTTGATGCGAATTGTGAGGAGGTGATTAGGAAACCTTGGATGCAAGTTGCGACTGCGCCAGAAGTGGGTGGCGAGGTTGATGTGAAGAGCTAG